Proteins from one Arthrobacter sp. Soc17.1.1.1 genomic window:
- a CDS encoding sigma-70 family RNA polymerase sigma factor, with the protein MPPSDRGLTVEQRSSYRARSSGRGPLRGSGDASADLAAVLVAVGSGDPDAFQVLYEQCARRVYGVVRKTLQNPDSCAEVTQEVFLMVWEQGDRYRPELGHPVSWLMTLAHRRAVDRLRMETTRTARDEKWGRRNWDTGFDEVAETVLERENTADVQAAMTVLSPLQHQAISLAYFSHLTYNEVANHLGIPAPTAKTRIRDGLKKLRRVLEEQRQNEPR; encoded by the coding sequence TTGCCTCCCTCCGACCGTGGCCTCACTGTCGAACAGCGGAGCTCCTACCGGGCCAGGTCCTCTGGTCGCGGCCCGCTGCGAGGTTCGGGGGATGCATCCGCGGATCTCGCAGCTGTTCTCGTCGCTGTGGGTTCCGGGGACCCGGACGCTTTCCAGGTTCTGTATGAGCAGTGTGCTCGCAGGGTCTACGGGGTGGTGCGCAAGACACTGCAGAACCCGGACAGCTGCGCGGAGGTGACCCAGGAAGTATTCCTCATGGTCTGGGAGCAGGGCGATCGATACCGGCCGGAACTTGGCCACCCGGTGTCCTGGCTGATGACTCTCGCTCACCGCCGGGCGGTGGACCGGCTCCGTATGGAGACTACGCGCACGGCTCGTGATGAGAAGTGGGGGCGACGCAACTGGGACACCGGCTTCGACGAGGTCGCAGAAACAGTCCTGGAACGCGAGAACACGGCGGACGTCCAGGCTGCGATGACCGTGCTGTCACCACTGCAGCATCAGGCCATCTCCCTGGCCTACTTCTCCCACCTGACCTACAACGAAGTGGCCAATCACCTCGGGATCCCCGCTCCCACGGCCAAGACGCGGATCCGTGACGGCCTGAAGAAGCTTCGCAGGGTGCTCGAAGAACAGCGCCAGAACGAGCCACGCTGA
- a CDS encoding amino acid-binding protein, giving the protein MPRHHGSSAASPTASLRCDSCGQLPEPGKVRLTLANVAVMLPIELAVHAVVVQTHLSYPLKVLLLALTATALVIWVAEPSVMRFLRTWLHAPALQHRQRFDDASTLWRARVRVENTPGALENLSHRLARLHVNILSLHVHPDTGSSTDEFVLAVPAGVPEEQLHRALVLGGGTSVRLWPSTALALADGQTKALSLACRIVQDPAELEHAVAELLAAELVTRPSPSVRSFTDGSELLKIPSPLGEPLVYARAGEPFTAAESARAHRLAELAALTTPTTLASRTTRRQRPHDAY; this is encoded by the coding sequence ATGCCACGTCATCATGGTTCCTCTGCCGCCTCACCGACGGCCTCCCTCCGGTGTGACTCCTGCGGGCAACTGCCGGAGCCCGGTAAGGTCCGACTGACCCTGGCCAATGTCGCGGTCATGCTGCCGATCGAGCTTGCCGTCCATGCCGTGGTGGTCCAAACGCATCTGAGCTATCCGTTGAAAGTTCTTCTGCTCGCTCTGACTGCGACGGCTCTGGTGATCTGGGTGGCGGAACCCTCCGTGATGCGGTTCCTCCGTACCTGGCTGCATGCGCCGGCGCTGCAGCACCGTCAGCGCTTCGACGATGCTTCTACGTTGTGGCGGGCACGCGTCCGTGTCGAGAACACGCCGGGGGCGCTCGAAAACCTGTCGCATCGCCTGGCCAGGCTGCACGTGAACATCCTCTCCCTCCACGTGCACCCCGACACCGGATCGAGCACCGATGAGTTCGTACTTGCCGTGCCCGCCGGGGTCCCGGAGGAGCAACTGCATCGGGCATTGGTCCTTGGTGGTGGGACGTCGGTCCGTCTTTGGCCATCGACCGCGCTGGCTCTCGCGGACGGGCAGACCAAAGCCCTGTCCCTTGCGTGCCGCATCGTGCAGGACCCCGCCGAGCTCGAACATGCGGTCGCTGAACTACTCGCCGCCGAGCTGGTGACCCGCCCCTCGCCCAGCGTTCGGTCCTTCACCGACGGATCCGAGCTGCTGAAGATCCCGTCGCCGCTTGGGGAACCCTTGGTCTACGCGCGGGCAGGAGAACCCTTCACCGCAGCCGAATCCGCGCGGGCCCATCGCCTCGCCGAACTGGCAGCCCTCACCACACCGACCACTCTCGCCTCGAGAACCACACGCAGGCAACGACCGCATGACGCTTATTGA
- a CDS encoding GAF domain-containing protein yields the protein MIQAIAAAALTIDIITDRYLASGGAASPEAINKYLNGLADLPSRESDLLADTVNDLGRKSPALPVPYLAEDTADDSPERSRRSLGAAGAFLLSDSEQEQARIDAVARTNLLDTVPEERFDRITHTAQQHFNVSTAIVTLIDDERQFLKSVIGPVDQNMPRARSFCNTTIRTPNPLVVRDTFHDERFRWSPLVLGEPFIRFYAGYPLRSPDGWVVGTLCVIDQHARTFSEADEHSLRRLAVITENELAA from the coding sequence ATGATCCAGGCCATCGCCGCTGCAGCGCTGACGATCGACATCATCACAGACCGGTACCTCGCCTCGGGCGGGGCCGCGTCCCCTGAAGCCATCAACAAGTACTTGAACGGCCTGGCCGACCTGCCGTCCCGCGAAAGCGATCTCCTCGCCGATACCGTGAACGACCTCGGCAGGAAGTCGCCAGCTCTGCCGGTTCCCTACCTGGCAGAGGACACCGCTGACGATTCGCCCGAACGATCGCGACGTTCACTTGGGGCTGCCGGCGCCTTTCTGCTGTCCGACTCCGAGCAGGAACAGGCACGCATCGACGCCGTTGCCCGCACGAACCTCCTTGACACTGTTCCAGAGGAACGTTTCGACCGCATTACCCACACCGCGCAGCAGCACTTCAACGTCAGCACGGCAATCGTCACCCTCATCGATGACGAACGGCAGTTCCTGAAGTCCGTCATCGGCCCGGTGGACCAGAACATGCCCAGAGCACGGTCCTTCTGCAACACCACCATCCGGACCCCGAACCCACTCGTCGTTCGCGACACCTTCCACGATGAACGCTTCCGGTGGAGCCCGCTCGTCCTCGGAGAGCCCTTCATCCGGTTCTACGCCGGCTACCCGCTCCGAAGCCCTGACGGCTGGGTTGTCGGCACCCTTTGCGTCATCGACCAGCACGCACGTACCTTCTCGGAAGCAGACGAACACTCCCTGCGTCGGCTCGCAGTAATCACCGAGAACGAACTCGCCGCCTGA